One stretch of Toxoplasma gondii ME49 chromosome XI, whole genome shotgun sequence DNA includes these proteins:
- a CDS encoding hypothetical protein (encoded by transcript TGME49_315900), with protein MAVRGFVVLSHWLVSLHRLPYFRSAVVALLFCTTDVSVSQRSILIPKELRDGIVLKDGALTQPLGHYFNSFSVEGPPPPESGSSTSTEGPRRVVTEKQNMNYLASPVYPSQHEALLTRDTVQIQAEGWRASPQRLAVSEKQSTAHLASPEYGWQHEAVPTRTTNNVPAEIRLSRPEQLLFPDDRPGAAPLGQHPLVGGQGLVAEMLKAVAVPVRPSILQSLQRVSGIPLGVTTPEAAVAARGINSESPYLLESSPEWMTHERGYQQPQVQETSRVPPDGETFAPFTPILVSAILNKLPPRFRPHSGPNQPVVRLQDESSLLDDILLIFARLVPLSAQSEFAAGPPSTIPQQTQLQLVNAIAGVLSGRFPARIVEHVLGLVQRSNRTGTSNEGPPGDNSVPLVINSVGSLPIHLVSGRLGSVAGRVKPLNVSSVDGSERPIMPSPLLPTAQQGVQRTAHVFPVLHSTFHSFLPRGSLDFPQPQAPTGEPARAGMREEEFLNYMSMQPPGAAPHNQGYDRTLTLRSPQFNGGSITSASQIQNGETAHIGAVPPEGGVERQELLAIGVLPEFSNPNDTRGDSENVSVYEMENYQQPLRNAASPEEAHEAERTAGAAATAAVRIKGGFAPERIIGKEASSTVRMENNTRDQVGSMGPGVRGERLSEEHSDDFASSWSAWQRGESPIDKVATGPEGSVKGERVQENGPLGESRSAIANGGQEQANEINIRDGYARDEPYASNGEELNSTEEDDSEDVHEEEPPDEELEDPYGGWDDPRDRDLGTPSDGDGDSSYGSLLPSITGLIFKFFPLPEWLTLSPDDVPAFDWKRVFNDYLPGVTKLSHAIDMADEVIYNEYCNRSVLGGELTIDASFEIMGDAFSVDDDTEDASFPMSFGEARKLPLVPVEIEDEFDKCVNFYKNRTRDYVEEYRQECDDVWDDPKAPGGSRLRPLTIDDVTTCFLKKYDVGRRWFNELFFQPWFNLLNQTSYLSQAVDTAMAEFAYNRWLFPAAYAAANFGTWRACIERRDCFDGEECVPALPAIYGFVLSFCQRTADSMMRDPITGVPLAERFTDVGFDGLPAISNKHVGPPV; from the coding sequence ATGGCAGTGCGAGGCTTTGTAGTACTCAGCCACTGGCTCGTGAGTCTTCATAGATTACCATATTTCAGAAGCGCTGTCGTCGCACTACTCTTCTGCACCACAGATGTTAGTGTCAGTCAAAGAAGTATTCTGATACCAAAAGAGCTGAGAGATGGCATCGTCCTCAAAGATGGCGCCCTGACACAGCCTTTGGGGCATTATTTTaattcgttttctgtcgaagGACCACCACCTCCCGAGAGCGGCAGTAGCACGTCGACGGAGGGACCCCGTCGAGTGGTGACGgagaagcaaaacatgaATTATTTGGCTTCACCAGTTTATCCTTCGCAGCATGAGGCACTACTAACGAGGGATACAGTCCAAATCCAAGCAGAAGGCTGGCGTGCCAGTCCACAACGCCTTGCGGTCTCAGAAAAGCAAAGCACGGCTCATCTGGCTTCACCAGAATATGGTTGGCAGCACGAGGCAGTACCAACGAGGACTACAAACAATGTCCCAGCAGAAATTCGGCTTTCAAGACCGGAACAGCTTCTCTTTCCGGACGACAGGCCAGGAGCTGCCCCGCTCGGTCAGCATCCCTTAGTAGGTGGTCAGGGTCTTGTTGCTGAGATGTTGAAGGCTGTTGCAGTCCCTGTAAGACCAAGCATCCTACAATCACTGCAAAGGGTTTCTGGGATCCCACTAGGCGTCACAACCCCGGAAGCCGCTGTAGCCGCCAGAGGAATCAACAGCGAATCCCCCTATTTGCTGGAGTCGTCGCCCGAGTGGATGACCCACGAAAGAGGTTATCAGCAGCCACAAGTGCAAGAAACCTCCAGGGTTCCTCCAGACGGGGAGACGTTTGCTCCCTTCACGCCTATTCTTGTGTCAGCAATTTTGAACAAGCTGCCGCCAAGATTTCGGCCCCACAGTGGACCCAATCAACCTGTGGTGCGATTGCAGGACGAATCCTCGTTGCTGGATGATATCTTGTTGATATTCGCTCGTCTGGTGCCTCTCTCAGCTCAGAGCGAGTTTGCGGCTGGACCTCCTTCTACCATACCACAGCAGACACAACTCCAGTTGGTAAATGCGATTGCGGGTGTGCTGTCTGGTCGGTTCCCTGCCAGGATTGTCGAACACGTTCTCGGTTTGGTACAGAGGAGCAACAGGACAGGCACAAGCAATGAGGGTCCCCCCGGAGATAACAGTGTGCCCCTTGTAATCAATAGCGTGGGCTCGTTACCAATCCATTTAGTATCAGGCAGGCTAGGTTCTGTCGCGGGCCGTGTGAAACCTCTAAATGTGTCGTCTGTAGATGGCTCCGAAAGACCCATCATGccatctcctcttctcccgacCGCACAGCAAGGTGTCCAACGAACTGCCCACGTGTTCCCGGTTTTGCATTCAACTTTTCATTCTTTTCTTCCAAGGGGTTCGCTGGATTTTCCCCAGCCCCAGGCTCCAACAGGTGAGCCCGCTCGAGCCGGAATGCGCGAAGAAGAATTCTTAAACTATATGTCCATGCAGCCACCTGGAGCCGCACCGCACAACCAAGGCTATGACAGAACCTTAACTCTGCGGTCGCCCCAGTTTAATGGGGGATCCATCACCAGTGCGTCTCAGATTCAAAATGGGGAAACGGCACATATCGGAGCCGTACCTCCGGAAGGGGGCGTTGAGCGACAGGAGCTTCTCGCCATTGGTGTCCTCCCGGAGTTTTCTAACCCAAACGACACTCGCGGTGACTCGGAGAATGTGTCTGTCTATGAAATGGAGAACTACCAGCAACCTTTACGCAACGCCGCGTCTCCAGAGGAAGCTCATGAAGCCGAGCGTACTGCTGGAGCCGCAGCGACCGCAGCAGTTCGAATAAAGGGAGGTTTCGCACCAGAAAGAATAATTGGAAAAGAGGCGTCAAGCACCGTTCGAATGGAAAACAACACCAGGGACCAGGTGGGAAGCATGGGACCCGGGGTGAGAGGAGAACGCCTAAGTGAAGAACACAGTGACGATTTTGCCTCCTCCTGGTCTGCATGGCAACGCGGCGAGTCGCCGATAGATAAAGTTGCGACTGGTCCGGAGGGATCCGTTAAGGGCGAGAGAGTACAAGAGAACGGACCCTTAGGTGAAAGTCGTAGCGCGATTGCCAATGGCGGGCAAGAACAGGCCAATGAAATTAACATCAGAGACGGCTACGCGCGAGACGAACCTTATGCAAGCAATGGTGAAGAGCTGAATTCCACAGAGGAAGATGATTCAGAAGACGTGCATGAGGAAGAACCGCCTGACGAAGAACTCGAGGATCCTTATGGTGGCTGGGACGATCCTCGGGATCGAGATCTAGGTACTCCGTCcgacggagacggagacagcagttATGGCTCTCTACTGCCAAGTATCACTGGCTTGATATTTAAGTTTTTCCCGCTTCCCGAGTGGCTTACGCTCAGCCCGGATGATGTTCCGGCATTCGACTGGAAGCGTGTATTCAATGATTACTTGCCAGGAGTAACGAAGCTCAGTCATGCCATTGACATGGCTGATGAGGTGATCTACAATGAATACTGCAACCGCTCGGTGCTTGGAGGTGAGCTGACGATTGATGCTTCATTTGAAATCATGGGGGACGCCTTTTCTGTTGATGATGATACGGAGGACGCGTCTTTCCCCATGAGCTTCGGTGAAGCTCGAAAGCTACCATTGGTACCGGTGGAGATAGAAGACGAATTCGACAAATGCGTCAACTTCTACAAAAATCGCACGCGGGATTATGTTGAGGAATACAGACAGGAGTGTGACGATGTGTGGGACGACCCAAAAGCGCCGGGGGGCAGTCGGCTGCGACCGTTGACAATCGACGATGTAACGACTTGTTTTCTCAAGAAATACGACGTGGGCCGGCGTTGGTTCAACGAGCTTTTCTTCCAGCCGTGGTTCAATCTTCTGAACCAGACGTCCTACCTATCCCAAGCTGTCGATACCGCCATGGCTGAGTTCGCATACAATAGGTGGTTGTTTCCTGCTGCGTATGCAGCAGCAAACTTCGGAACATGGCGCGCCTGCATCGAAAGGCGAGACTGCTTCGACGGGGAAGAGTGTGTCCCCGCCCTACCGGCCATTTACGGATTCGTTCTAAGTTTCTGTCAACGCACAGCAGATTCCATGATGCGTGACCCCATAACAGGCGTCCCCTTGGCCGAACGATTTACAGACGTGGGTTTCGATGGCTTGCCAGCAATCTCGAACAAGCACGTTGGGCCACCAGTGTAA